The Drosophila nasuta strain 15112-1781.00 chromosome 2R, ASM2355853v1, whole genome shotgun sequence genome segment TTTCGCTTTCAGAAATCATTTCGCTTCGACAACGTAAACGATAAAGTCGCAAATCGCGCATCACTGCGCCTCTCGTCTCAGGCTCGTCTCGTGCGGTTCGTAGTTGAACTTTTTTGTCTATATTCCCAAGACTCTcagtttgctgttgctgttgctattgctgttgctgtttgctgttgcccAGTCAAGTGTGAGGCAGAGGCCAACATAAGTGGAGAAGCGAGATAAAGACAGCAAAGTGGCAAGCGAGTGACTGCCTCGTCTTCTCAACGTTTCGTTGCACATTCTAAATGGTTTTCCGCAGCAGTTTTCGCACCTTGCGAAACTAACATATTCGAAAATTCGTACGCATTTacaaacgacgacgacgacgacgtcgaagAATTTTTCGTCGAATTTTCAACTCGAGTGCCGTCTTCCATGGCATGACAAACAGTTTTCTGAATCGAAAAATGCATCGCTCGATGATTTTGTgttaaaacgaaaaaacaaccaaaaatcaaccaaaaccaaaaaacgaaaaccaacaaacaactTGCGCGTTTTGTAATCATAATTTTTGGGTGTTGTTGTGTCTTGTTACAGTGCATTCCATGTGAATCTTTCTAGTGCTCTTTGGATAATCCCCTTTTCTTCGGATATTATAAATTACCTTAACTTTGGATACATCACACGCCTTGCGTTGGATTAAACACTTTACAAACCAGCGTCATGTCGTCGATTAATTATCAAATCTACGCCTTTCTGTTGGGTGAGTATGCCCCAAAAAGCAGGTAgcatataaattgcattaaattgaataattgtgGTGGGAAGAAAGTCCGTTGAAATctttataaattattcatgatgaaataatttttatggGAGAATCACTGCATAACGGTTGTTGACATTTTAAACTAGTTCCGCAGCAATTCAAAAGCTATTTTTAATGCACATATTTTTTGGACATTTATCTACTTATCATAATTTAAGCATTGCAAATTCTGTTTGTAGAAAACAAGTTTAtttccattattattttaatggtttgtttttgccatactgaatttttattattagcgaaattatttctttaaagaAGTTATGCTCTTTTAGAACTCTTCAATCTCCTACGTTTATTTCCATATTTGAATTTGGGTTAGCTGGAAAAGttcattctttttttcctATTTCGGAATTGGTTAGTTGGAAAAGTTATGtcatttttctatttctatgtTTTTAGACAGTGAtctttactttactttctGAATAAAATGTAGACAAATGGAATTTTGTTGTATACTTTTATTACTTCCTTTTTTCTCaataaaatgtagaaaaatataaatttcttttgatacatttattacttttagtaaaaaatatgtgtaatgaaatatttaatttttaaatttaaatttcttttgataCAAATTTCTTGCtacacattttttaaaatgtaaatgcaataaaatagataaattttatagttgaagtaaatatcaaattatactctatattttcattaattttaaaagtatgAAAGTCTAAACTTTTTAGACAGTGAAtcacttttaaaaatattgaatatgttttgttctgaattaaaattattttaatcttattaaaaatgcagtTGAAAATGAatacttattaaatttaataaggAAAAAACACTCCAGAACATTCTAAAGAATTCTTGAAATCACATGAAGTAGCGAAGTATTAAAAATTGCTTAATAAGGTGAAGAATTCGTCTTACAGGAAATTGCAAttcagctaaaaaaaaaagcatagtCATTTAATAGAAGTATTGCATGCAGGAAATTGAGAATCTCTTTAATTAGTATCAAAAAGAAATCATTGAGATTCTTAACCACACATTCAATATCAATTCATGAGCATAATTACAGATCAGAAATTCTTCTTCATTGATTCCATTTCCTTTTGATCATTAGATGAGAGGAACCTTTAGCTTCAATGGTAATGTCTTTTGTGTTGACCTTCCTTCTTAATATAATTAAGCTGATTCGATGGGAGCAGGCAGACACGTAATGTACTGAGAGCTGATCGTCAATAACTAATTCGCATGATCATTAGCTGAGTCTGAGGCgtttttaagaaattatgCAGTGTGTGGCTTCCAAGGTTGCAGACATTAACAGTAAACAGACAACAAGATGAGATATATCATGGGGCATGAGTACATGAATTTCGATAACTCACAGTGGCAGacgaaaataatgaaataagtaACGAATTTGTAACGAATTGCGGCAAAAGGTTGCAGACAATTATATTCAACTGATATTGGGTCATCCAGATGATAATTATATGCGCGCGGTTTATCTTATTGTGATCATTAAAAGACAACGACGGAGACGACGCGACTCCGCCTTACGGAAGCAGGgcaaagaaatttgaaattgaacaatccgtttgttttttttgtttttgggaaTAACAAAAGAGGAAAACAAACGTCTGACCCAGCAATCAAGCTGGGCATCGCcagccatcatcatcatctgccCAGTCATAGTTCACAAGGCAAACAAAAGACGCGCAATTGAAGAGGGGGAAAAAAAACGAGTCggaattgaaaataaaattcatttgaattaaatgcgaATCTTTAAATGCAACAAGACGAGACAAGAGACGAGTCGAAGTCGGCTCTTTCTTCTTAGCCAGCTTTTCTCTGTCTGCCTTTTATTCGCCACGATGATGAATGAGGCTTTGCTCGATTGCATAATTCCAGGCaaagacaaacagacaaacagacagacagttttgaatgcaatttgtGACGAGACGAAAGGGACAGAGGGCGATTAGCATTGGttctgcaactgcaattgcattaATTGCAGCAAGCGCATCTTCCGCTAGCATTTTGTAAGAACAGTAGCCgcaaaaaaagcaacagccacaacacaCCACTGCAATAGTTGGCAACGTCATGGTAATTAGCTGTTTTGGGCCATTAAAAAGCCACGATGTACGATGTATGATAGACAGACAACATTGGTAATCCATAACTTGTGATTGACatggcattttaattgttcGGCCCTCATATGAGAAACATATTCGtgttcgcttttttttttgggcaattgACACAAGTGCACAAAAGTATCACTGTGGGAACTTTTGGGAGGGGAGGGCAGctgaaaattttaatgatgTCTTTTATTTCGTGGTATCAAAAAAGCAATTAACGGAGATAAATaaacccaaacacacacacgacagAACTTGATGTGAAGCAGCCTTGAGTAGCTTTACAAGCTGGAGCTAGAGTACGGAGTACATAAATCATGAGCTCGTctctccgactccgactccgcAAGCGAAAGTGTTGTGTGCCACAATAAAAAGCTGAAGGTCAAACCAAAGACTCTAGACAACGCGACTCCAGCTCCACACTTGAGTTAACATTTGAAGATTAACAACGCGCACGAtttgcttcgttttttttctctgttaCAGCAACGACGCTGCTCTGGCTTGGCGCTGCCCAAGCGCAGCTGCTTGACGAGGATGAGGATGTCTTTGGCAGGCCATATCCCACGTACAGTCTGCAGAATATGCCAAAGACGCAGTTCACGTGCCGTGACAAGATACTTGGCGGTTATTATGCCGATCCCGAGACTCAGTGTCAGATGTTCCACGTCTGCGTCAAGCTGCCCGGAATTGGGGTAAGTGCTTGGAATTATCAActagctacacacacacacacatgcacaacaacaacaacaacatcaaaaggcaacagcaatcacaaaagtacaaaaaaatgtgcCCTTGTTGgagtatacaaaaataagtgtaacttttagctaattttttcTTGAAGCATCaactaaaaaaagaaaatagaaatgtCGGAGCGAGcaagaaaagagaaagaatGTGCTGTTGAAAACATAAGTGCAAACTTGCCATCTTAAACGTACATACAAAAagaaagacttaggcaacgaacttgtgGAATTTGCTGCAAtgcacaaaaagaaaaaaatgcacGAGAAGAGTGAAATGACATGAGAGAGGGTTGAAGAGAACGCAAGACCAACTTTATCATAACAAATTTACATCATTTAGCCATGAAATTCATAAAGtaaaacgaaagacttaggcaacgaacttgctaAGACAACgtgttataaaaaaaagaagtcatAGAACAAAAGATCATAGTGTGTATTGCAGTTAACGTTACTGGAACTATATCATCTAAAATGTACATCATTTCGCCTTGAAATGCAGCCTGtaaaacgaaagacttaggcaacgaacttgcaTGAGTTTGAGCAATGAACTGCAACAatagaacaaaaaaattcGAGAAGCGTGAAAGATCTAGagattttagaaaatgtacataattttgttttgaaaaggTGCTAGCtaaacgaaagacttaggcaacgaacttaaaagatttttggaaaaataaatgaaaattatttgagAAGAGTGAAAGAGCTGGATAGTTTTGTAACATAAGTGCAAACTTTAtcatactatataaaatttacatcaTTTTACCTTGAAATGCTGTCagcaaaacgaaagacttaggcaacgaacttgccgTGTGTGCAACGCGCTGTAATCTTTCGCGCTGTCAGCTTGCAAATGGCAAAGTTGCAGACGGCAAATGTGTACATGAGACATCGTGacgcgaaagagagagagagagggagggaaagagacagagacagagagagagatagcacTGCCTGTTTGCCCTTTAAGTGCTTAATTGCCTAACGCTCGCATCTCTCATCCAGCTGCAGCGTTGTCTCCGGCAGAAGCGAGCTATGCAACTCATTGCATATCGTGTCAAACATCTGGGACAACTGCTCATCCCGCTGCTGTTCCTGCAGCCGCAGCGTGTGGctctgttgctgccacaaccGTTTAAACATTTCCGCATAAAAAGCGAGATTACGCTGGAAGAGCTCACGCTGTTCTTGCACCGTGTCATTGGCTTTGGCCAGCAGCTCATGCAGTCTACTTATAGTTTTGTTCTTCTGCTCCAGCTGTTGCATGTGCTGCTCCATGTTGCTGGCTAGCTTGGCCATCATGTCCTGCAACTCCAGCATGCTGTCGATGTTGTCTTTGGCGGCCAATTTGATCTGCTGCATTTCTGCAAATGCCGCCGGCTGCTGCTCAGCGTGTTGTTCACACTCCTCTTGTTTAATTTGGCATTTTCTCACCTCGAATTTAAGGTCGCTGCTCGTCTGCAGTTcatgcagctgcaactgttgcccATCGCAGCTCCAGAACTCCAGACCTTTGAGTTGTTCagttaaaattttatacaGTCGAAACTGTCGCTTGTAAAGTGCATGCCACAATTTGTTGGAAAGTGGAAGTTTGGCTAAAGACTTTTGTGGTTTTTCTGGCAGTATTGTGTAGTTGATAATTACGCAGTACTTGCCTTGACCCAGCAGCTCCTTGAGCAGCGCTTCTAATTTTATGTTGTAATAACGCAAATGCGTCTTTTCACTTTGCGCCAAGGCAACAATGTGCTTCATTAGCGAACCAATTGGAGTGGCAAGCTCTACAAGATTACTTTTCTGCAGATGCAATAGTTGCAATTTTCCATTAAGGTTTAACGTTTGTTCCAGCTTCGTTTGTCGCACGCAGATGGTGAAGAGTAAACAGGAATTGCAGCTCAATTGATTCACCACTCTGCGCATATACAAataagcagcagctgccgatGCCACAAAGTGTTCAGAGGTTGATTTGCTGCTTTCAACATTCAGACGTTTACACTCGCCATCGATCAGCGCATGCTTGATGCCAATGTTCAGCTCTCTTCTTGCTTCCAAGGCATAAACGCGACTGAAGAGTGCATTGAGTAGACGTCCCAGCAAATCCTGCGCATCACATTGATTATCCTTAGTATTAAAATCAGGCCAATCACAGTAGTTAAATACGCTGCTAGTGCTGCCCTTGAAGACATCGTCCAAAACACTCGAGATGGCCTCTTCGCGCAGCTGCGATTGCTGCTGATTGAGCTCGGTCAGTTGGCGAAACAAATACACTTTGGCCTATGAATAGGAAATGGCATTGAAAGTTGTCTCACACACTCACGAAATTTGGAGCTCGTCTTACCATTTAgcatgcaataaataaatcgtCAGCCGAATTGGTAAAAACGAGTTCAATTCAAATATGTTTGTTGTACATTAAACGTTAGATTTggttgcttttttatttgtatctgtTTATTCAATTAGCCTGCTGAGAGAACGAGAACAAATATCGAGAACGTTCACTTCAATTAACCAAGACACAAGACTTGGCttcggtttttttttacaatcgTTCTCATTGCCTAcctcaacatcaacaacaactttggcATCATCTCACCTGGCTGGCTACCCGGCACTGCAGTTGTTCCGCTTTTCGTATTCGCATCGATTACTCGCCGCAAAATGTCAAGTGCCAACGCGAAATGCCAAAGTTGCATTCGGCCTTTGGCTTGttaggaaaaacaaaaaacaaaaacacaaagtcTAAAGTCGCAAGCATCTAAAGTCAAAGCCTTGCGCCGAGGCtattgtaatttttgtcaCGATATTTGGCAGCGACATCTCTTCTGTGTGTGAGACTGCGATCGGCAACAGAATCACAAGCATATAGCAAAGTATTTTGTGGCGAGATCTTAGATGTATGAGTAATTAAATGCCAGTCAAAGTTGAGTTAAAAGCGCTGCGCATATTTGcgataaataatatatattttttttagaacaATGAACTTTCTTCAGCAACTTAATTGAATGCTAAACTTTATGAGCggatttaaaaattaatttaattaagcagCATTTTAGTAAACTGCTTGAGAAGACGGATCTAAGCATTCGACGCTGAATTTATTTACTCTCATTAGTTGTTTCTATTCAAGTTTATTAAAGCAGTCATCTCTACTTTTATTTAAGTagattaaatttataatgcaGTCTCCTCAAAATCAATTCTTATTAATCAAATTAGACTCATGTAATCCTCTCCTTATTTAATACAAGTTTTGGCATgcgtttaaatttaaatttagatcAAAGTTTCTTAGAGTGTGGCTTGCAAAATAGGtattaataaaacacaaattcaaTCTCGTGTCAGCCTAAGCGCTCAACCAGCAGCTTAGTGCCGTAAATTTAATCGGAGATTAACGCCGCATGAAATAAATGACTATCCAAAAAGACAGTTAACTTAAAACTGACCTTGCGCCTGCTCTTCATTCAtcaatttttatgtatttcgTTTTCGAACTACacattaacataaaattaattgacaGAAAACCCTAAAAAGAgtgtaataatttaatttggtaaatcaatttattataatgaaTTCATCGAATCATGTGAAGATTTATTTCATTGATCAATAGCCtaaaaaaatagttgtatTATTTAGTTGTAGAAATAGTAGTAAATCATCTTAACCCATCTCATTTAACGACTGTCATTtcttaatcaaattttcatcACCTCATTAACAATTTACAGTATTAACAActagttgaaaataaaattgagtaTAAGCATTTACTTGGATATacaacttatttatttatagcttatttcatttctaataaataatttaataaaagattaaaatcattttcttgaatatacaacttatttattattagcacatttcatttataattttataatttgtatatattgttaGCTTCatttttaaacacttttttgattgctgtttgccttttgatttgatttattaaccTTAAGCACGCTTGTATTCCAAAACTAATTGTGacataaaattttgaaattgaattttgcatgTTGATCTGGTCTGATCTTACCACATACTACCTACCACATACCATATATGATGCTTATGATGTTTAATGCTGATTTTGATGATGCCGCtttatgcaatttgcaaatatgtTACATATTGTGTGCACACACAGCTCTCACATCGAAGAGTTCATTCGTTTGTCCAACAGGTGCAGGACTATCGCTTCCTCTGTCCCAACAGCACGGCCTTCGATCAGGAGCTGCAGATCTGTGCCAATTGGGCCGATGTCGACTGTGACAAGGCCACCTCGTATTATGACAACAATCATCTCAACGATCTCTATCGCGATggcgacggcagcagcggcagcagtaaAAATGCCAACGAAGAGGAGGCCACATTCCATTTACAGCGGGCCGAAAGTGgttagaaataaataatgatcCAATTATGtgttatttatatagtttttattttatttttttgttcggGTTTTGATTACAGCTGATGTGCGTCGCAGCAAGGAGCATCAAAAGTCGCGCCCCAGACACAATAATTATGGTTCAAGTGGAGCGAGTTCGGCAAGCAATTTGAATGCTGCGGACAATACGCAGACATCTAAGAGACCCATCACCAGCTATTATACGCCCACCACAAgcagcaccacaacaacaacaacaacaactacagagcgcagctactacaacaacaaccacaacaattacaacttcaacaacaacaacaacaacaacgatgactCGAAGCGTAAGAAGACAATGgcaactttaaaatttattacacAAATTAATCACGCGCTTGTCGCGATTTCccttctctcgctctctttgtaTTCCCATAGAAGACATCGATGATATCTTCAAGGGTTCCCACAGCTCGCATTTCTTTGCCAATCGCCATGGCGGTCGCGAATTCGATGAGGAaccagcttcagcttcggctCCACGTTCCCGTCCAAATGACTTTAACGATTACAATCGCAAGACTACCGAATCGGCAAGTAAAACgcgtgccacgcccacacgcAGACAGACAACGCCATCGACCACAACCACAGCAttcacaacaaccacaacaacagcggctCCAGCAATCAAAAAGATCACTTTACATGCCTCATTCAATGCCGATTTCCAGGACTTCGCTCAGGCGCATAACTATAAATCGACCACGCCCAGTACACAGCCGCCCACAGCGGCCACAACTCCCAGACAGTTGGGCTCTGGCATCACGAGTCGCTTTAGCTTTGGACTAAACGATTATCAGACTCAGGAGCGCATACAACCGACGACTTATAATCCCAACTATCGCTTCAAGAGCACCGAGTCGGTGGCAAGTTCCACCAAATTGACGGGCAAGAATGCGCAGGACTTCGACAAGGAGACTACAAGGCAACGCCAGAAGCCCACTGTGGCGGCACGCAAACAAAAGTTGGCGCCTCAGGAGTCCAACTTCATCAATCACAACGAATTTGCCGAGGTAGCCAAGCCACAACCTTTCCAGGCGGTGCCCAAGAAGGTGAATCAACTGGAGCCGCAGTATCAGCGACCTAGAACTCAACCACAGCAATCCTTAGGACGCGTGGGCAACCAAGAGCCAGCGCCTTTCAAGGCCGCATCCTCTGCTCCCGCCAAACCACGCAGCTTTGGCAGTCGTGGCAGCATCACCTACAAGGCCACAACACAGAAATATGCGGACGATGAATTCTACTATCCAACCACAACGAGCACGCAGAatcccagcaacaacaacaataataagaaGCAATCCACGGCTTCTGTTAGAGATGCTTTCACGCCAACAACTTTCAGACCCACAACCTACAAGAAACCCTACGAACAGAGTTTCTATCAAACGCAGCAAACGCTGCGACCCAGTCAAAGTCCAGTGAAGAAAGCCACTTCCGTAACTGCTGCTCTGCCCACCACAGCCAATCCCTACTACAATGTGGATGAGGATGATGGTCAGTACCATCCGGAACTGTACGAGAATGACTTTCCACGCAATCGCTTCAAGTTCTTGCGCAATCGCAGCTCAAGCGCCACAAGCAgcacaacaactacgacaacaagTGCGCCTTACTCGAGTCGACAACCACATGGCTTCAGTCACAACAACTTTCAGCAGGCGCACAGTCATCTGAAGAGTCAACAGCAATCGTCACAGCAAAAGGAACGCGAAGCCGATGTGAGTGATGAGGATGAGGAACTCTTTAAGACGGCACAATCGTTGAACTTTGGCGCTGCCAGCATCAATAAACTGCGTGCGGATATCTACAAGGCGGAGAAGACATCGCAGGCGTACAACTCGCAGTACAGTCCACAGGCAGCGCCATCTAGTCCGACGACGACCAGCAGGCCAACAACTtacggcggcagcagcagcagcagcatttcgACCAGCACATCGCGTCGTCcgacaaccacaaccacaacaacagccagaACAACCACAACTAGCAAAAACACCACTGTGGCGCTCAAGAAGTCAGCCAAGAGCAAAAAGGAGGAGAAGAAGAGCAAGCGACCGCCGCATGCCGATGAGGATACCAGCTACGATTATGCCTACTATGACACGGACTAAACTAAACAGAAAGTCCTTGCTTCCCTAGCCCAGCCCTCGAACTTACTTTACTTACTTTTCCTGCCGCAATCATGCCTTCTTTCCGCCGCCAACTACTCGTTTATAGGTGCCACAGTATTTGATAACAGTTTCCCTATCCTACCCGTCCATTTAGCTTTTTTTTCCATTCAGCCAATTTAATTTGCTCGCATTATTCACCCAGCAGTTTGTATCGAATACCCATTTAACACTCGCGTTTAATATTCATGCAAAATCAGTTGCGCTCTATATGAATTTCCATGCGTGTATCtagttatttaaataaaaaaaaacaacatatttTTAGTCGTTAGACAATTGTTAAActaaaatgaaacaaaacaaaacacacactaaaaATCCAATTCGTTGTGCAGCtggcaaaatttaaaaaatcaattcttttgaagtattttgtattttttgtaatgGTAAACAAGTATATGCATTACgaaatttctattaattttaagttttcttGTAAATAAAACGATAAATAATACACAATCGGAGTTTTAATGCAAGCATGATAACTTTTCAAGTGCGCGCCATCTTGTTGCTGTGTCGAGTTATCGAGCTCGCATAGTTATCGATTGCCTGGCTTCAAAGCGTAGATCAACTTATATCAACATACTGTGCAGCCCTGTGCTTATACTCAAATGCAGTATTTTTTCTTGGTATTTATTGTTAGTGCTTTTTAAATAGATCTTAAATAGAGGTGGAGTAACAGCGATAGTGCCGTCGCCACCTTAAATGTTAAGTTAAAGTTAATGTTAATGGAAGTGGCGCCTCAGTCTTTAAATTTCTGACGCACACAGCGTGGCATTGGGAACAAATAGAGCAACATATTGAAGGCGGCCAGGCCCACAGCAAAGGCGCACGATGCAGCCACATCAATTGTTTCCTGCAAGCACAAAAAACGGAAATTAGAAGCTCGCCACAATTGGTTTACAAACCGAACTTACATCTGGATCGGGAAGTCCCAAGCGTTCGTGCATGAAGTCCGCCACCTTGGGGCAAACGACAGAGGCGGTGGATGTGCAATTTGGTTTGCGCGACTGGAAAGCAATGCTGTGCAGTAGCGAGGAGGCGTAACGCGTATGCGTACCCTTAGTGTTGTCCTGCAACCAGGGTTGCAGTCCCTTGAATGAGCTGTAAAGGGAAGAGGAGTGAGAATGTTGACTGTAATCTTAActtaacagctg includes the following:
- the LOC132787443 gene encoding mucin-2 isoform X1, producing the protein MSSINYQIYAFLLATTLLWLGAAQAQLLDEDEDVFGRPYPTYSLQNMPKTQFTCRDKILGGYYADPETQCQMFHVCVKLPGIGLSHRRVHSFVQQVQDYRFLCPNSTAFDQELQICANWADVDCDKATSYYDNNHLNDLYRDGDGSSGSSKNANEEEATFHLQRAESADVRRSKEHQKSRPRHNNYGSSGASSASNLNAADNTQTSKRPITSYYTPTTSSTTTTTTTTTERSYYNNNHNNYNFNNNNNNNDDSKQDIDDIFKGSHSSHFFANRHGGREFDEEPASASAPRSRPNDFNDYNRKTTESASKTRATPTRRQTTPSTTTTAFTTTTTTAAPAIKKITLHASFNADFQDFAQAHNYKSTTPSTQPPTAATTPRQLGSGITSRFSFGLNDYQTQERIQPTTYNPNYRFKSTESVASSTKLTGKNAQDFDKETTRQRQKPTVAARKQKLAPQESNFINHNEFAEVAKPQPFQAVPKKVNQLEPQYQRPRTQPQQSLGRVGNQEPAPFKAASSAPAKPRSFGSRGSITYKATTQKYADDEFYYPTTTSTQNPSNNNNNKKQSTASVRDAFTPTTFRPTTYKKPYEQSFYQTQQTLRPSQSPVKKATSVTAALPTTANPYYNVDEDDGQYHPELYENDFPRNRFKFLRNRSSSATSSTTTTTTSAPYSSRQPHGFSHNNFQQAHSHLKSQQQSSQQKEREADVSDEDEELFKTAQSLNFGAASINKLRADIYKAEKTSQAYNSQYSPQAAPSSPTTTSRPTTYGGSSSSSISTSTSRRPTTTTTTTARTTTTSKNTTVALKKSAKSKKEEKKSKRPPHADEDTSYDYAYYDTD
- the LOC132787443 gene encoding mucin-2 isoform X2, with amino-acid sequence MSSINYQIYAFLLATTLLWLGAAQAQLLDEDEDVFGRPYPTYSLQNMPKTQFTCRDKILGGYYADPETQCQMFHVCVKLPGIGVQDYRFLCPNSTAFDQELQICANWADVDCDKATSYYDNNHLNDLYRDGDGSSGSSKNANEEEATFHLQRAESADVRRSKEHQKSRPRHNNYGSSGASSASNLNAADNTQTSKRPITSYYTPTTSSTTTTTTTTTERSYYNNNHNNYNFNNNNNNNDDSKQDIDDIFKGSHSSHFFANRHGGREFDEEPASASAPRSRPNDFNDYNRKTTESASKTRATPTRRQTTPSTTTTAFTTTTTTAAPAIKKITLHASFNADFQDFAQAHNYKSTTPSTQPPTAATTPRQLGSGITSRFSFGLNDYQTQERIQPTTYNPNYRFKSTESVASSTKLTGKNAQDFDKETTRQRQKPTVAARKQKLAPQESNFINHNEFAEVAKPQPFQAVPKKVNQLEPQYQRPRTQPQQSLGRVGNQEPAPFKAASSAPAKPRSFGSRGSITYKATTQKYADDEFYYPTTTSTQNPSNNNNNKKQSTASVRDAFTPTTFRPTTYKKPYEQSFYQTQQTLRPSQSPVKKATSVTAALPTTANPYYNVDEDDGQYHPELYENDFPRNRFKFLRNRSSSATSSTTTTTTSAPYSSRQPHGFSHNNFQQAHSHLKSQQQSSQQKEREADVSDEDEELFKTAQSLNFGAASINKLRADIYKAEKTSQAYNSQYSPQAAPSSPTTTSRPTTYGGSSSSSISTSTSRRPTTTTTTTARTTTTSKNTTVALKKSAKSKKEEKKSKRPPHADEDTSYDYAYYDTD
- the LOC132787447 gene encoding uncharacterized protein LOC132787447 — its product is MAKVYLFRQLTELNQQQSQLREEAISSVLDDVFKGSTSSVFNYCDWPDFNTKDNQCDAQDLLGRLLNALFSRVYALEARRELNIGIKHALIDGECKRLNVESSKSTSEHFVASAAAAYLYMRRVVNQLSCNSCLLFTICVRQTKLEQTLNLNGKLQLLHLQKSNLVELATPIGSLMKHIVALAQSEKTHLRYYNIKLEALLKELLGQGKYCVIINYTILPEKPQKSLAKLPLSNKLWHALYKRQFRLYKILTEQLKGLEFWSCDGQQLQLHELQTSSDLKFEVRKCQIKQEECEQHAEQQPAAFAEMQQIKLAAKDNIDSMLELQDMMAKLASNMEQHMQQLEQKNKTISRLHELLAKANDTVQEQRELFQRNLAFYAEMFKRLWQQQSHTLRLQEQQRDEQLSQMFDTICNELHSSLLPETTLQLDERCER